The segment acagtgaTTGGGAAAAAGAAGTTCTTGATAAGTGTTGCTTACTATTAAAGAAACTTGTGGATTGAATAGGAAATGATGCTTTGGTGAACTTACATACATCTTTCCTGGTGCTTCCATCATTCCTGTCTGCTATTTCTAGAAAGGTCAACAGTTGGTAGAAAGTCTTTCCTTTTCTATATGTTAGCTGGCTTGAAAATCTGTATTGGTGATCTTTCACGGGGCAGGTTGTTTTGGCATGAATATCTCAGAGTACCCAGTGGGGTCACTAAGTGGTTGGTTAGTCTGCTAAGTACTGTGCTAGTTGTGTGGCATTATCACCTTTAGCTAAATTCACCTTCTTTCTCTATTGCAGGTGAAGATCCTAATGTGTGAAAATGAAGTCTCAGGCCACCATGATTTGCTACTTAATGTTATTTCTGGTCACAGAATATTCTTGTTATGCATCCAAGATCCACATAAAAGTAAGTTTGATCCATTCTTATGTGGTCCCATGTGAAACCCATCAGTTCTCCTAGCTGACTAGATACACGGTAAATAACatgtcattttaaagaaattttaaattgacTACAATTTTACTCTTGCTAATAGTAGTTTTCtagagaagggaacagagaaaaGTTGAGACGTGACTGCCACTTGGAATAGGACAGTTGCACAGTGCAACAGGGTGCAACAGTATAGTGGAAAACTCACTTTGCAAGCCACAGAGCATGTAGACAGGCAGCTGCTGAGAGAAGGAAGCATGAACCTGGCAGTTGAGCAATTTCGGTTCAGACCTTAACTTTGTTTCTCGCTAGTTGTATAGgttgcttcccttctctgagtcTTAATCTCCTTATCTATATTATGAAgggtgggtttttttaaagataatcttCACAGTGCTTTATAGCTACAAAAGAGTTTGTGATTCTATTATTGCAACCTAATGATTATTCCTAGTATCtgctcatttcttcctctctgaggGTATACAGTATCTGGTGGACCATATTCGCTCCATTTCATAGGTATAGTTAACACAGACAGAGAACAGCTTAGAGCTGTAATCCTTATTCTCCCTGGATACTTAAACTTTCCAAGAGATGTACGCAATCCTCTACCCTGCCCTTCAGAGCTCAAGTGACCACATCACGTTTCTAGCTCTCATGGAGGGCAGTGTTCTCCGTCTGTGTTCACATCTGTGTTTCCCTCAGCATGTTCCTGTGATATGGGCACAGGGACCTGGTGCAGTTTTCCTTCTAGTCTTGAACATATTTTCTCTTCATATGCACATGAAGCCTCTAAGTTGACATGAGAGAGGAGAGTCCCACGGTAAAGAGGACTTTTGGGAATTTATGTTTTACAGGATGGAGATAAACTTCAACGTCCTGAAGGGAAACCCAAGACTGGAAGGATACAAGGTATGTGGTTACAGAACAGTTTTCTTCCATTTGGAGACTGGGTAGAGTAAATGGAGGACATGGATACTGCAAGCATGTCCTCAGACCACAAGTTTTCAAAGACAAGTGGTCATTTTAAAGCCCAAAAGGGAAATCTGTTTGAACCAATGAGCTAAAAAAGaggcagaagagggaagaggataGGATTCATTCAAAGATATTTTCAGGATGCTTAAATGTGTGTAACACGCTGGTGCTGAGAGGTCTGCTGAAGCGATTGTAAGATAGATATTGTGTTGGTGAGACTGGTCACTCTCAGGAAGTGAGAGGTAAACTATGGAGGGCGTCATTAGTAGTAAGATAGTGAGATTATGTGGTTCTCACCCAAATAGTAAGGATAACTGATTCTGCACAGTCATGTCCAAGTATATTTTTGGCAGCAAATAAATCTCTAGATAGATGTGGAATTgagaagggaaagaggggagaaaagtagctaacatttattgaacatttatgaCAAGACTGATCTAAGTGCTGTATGTGATGCTGTCTCATTCAATGTCTGTAACAACACTATGGCATCATCTCCAAACTACAAGGATGAAAAAGTTGAGAAGCACTCAGCttaaataacttgaaaaaattGATACACTTGGATAGATGTCAAAGAAAGATGCAAACccacttgtttcctttctctgtgaGTGGAGTCATCCACAGAGCTGTCCAAGCCGTAAATATGGGTGCATTCCTTGAGTCACAGTCAGTCACCTCATCTTATTGATTTCAAAACCTTAATAGCTCTCAGCATCATCTGCTTCTTTCCATTCCAATGCCACCATCCTAAGGCAATTCTTCCTGGGAATACCTCAATGGTTTCATTCTTAGGCTCCTTGTCTCAAGTCAATCCACTCTACCCATGGGCCAAATTAGGTCTGCCaccagtttttgtaaataaagttatattggaacacagccatgtttattcatttacatattgtctttgGCTGCTCTCAtgctacaaaggcagagttgagtagttgcgacagagaccatatggcccacagagctgaaaatatttactctctgcaTAGGGTTGTCatgtttagcaaataaaaatttagaatgctccattaaatttcaatttcaggtAAACCATGAATAATATCACACGAATCATATGTAcactaaaaaaatattcattgtttaactgaatattttcagtcaatcctcattatttgtggattctATATTTGCAAATTCTCTTAGTCactgaaatttatttgtaacccccaaatcagTACTCACAGTGCTTTTTGGATCATTCACAGACGTGCACAGAACAGCAAAAACATCGAGTCAGCTAAGGTGCATGTTCCTGGCTGAACACGGGGGCGCTCTGCCTTCCTGTTCAGCTCTCCTCCTATCAACAAGTGTTCTTTTCGTGGCCTATGTAGTGCCACGTGTTTTGCATtgttgtgctttttgttggtgatatTGCTCTTTAAAACAGCCCCCAagtgtagtgctgaagtgctTTTCAGTGTTCcaaagaaggctgtgatgtgcctaaTGGAGAAAATGcatgtgttagataagctttgcTCATGGGCCATCACGAGTTACGGTGCTAATGACTGAGCGTTCACTGCTAATGAATCAacaacatatattaaataagCTGTCTTTAAATAGAAAGAAGCTTATACATTGATGAAAATCTTATGAGCAGAAGCTCGCAGGAACCTGACTTTGTCTTTCCCGGAGGAGTGATGGTtaagtatttgctaattcagtatTTGTGGCAGTGACTTCATAGAATATAACTACTGCAAATAGTGAGAATTGACTatatcctaaaataaaattaacatttagctgagcttcctgtattttatctggcaactctatCTCGACCGCTGCAGGAAAGTTTACTACTTCCTGCTCTACGCTATTGTTTATTATCTTTCAAAGACAAATCCAATCATGTTTTCTGGTAACCCCCATGTGGGCACTGCATTCAAGGCCCTTTACAGCTTGAGCCCTGCTTTCCTTCCCATCTTCATCtcttgctcctctctcctctgatACTCTGACCCAGCCTTTCTGAATGATTTGCCATTGATTCCTCCTCTCCATGTGCTGTTCATGTTGCCTAAACATCAGCTTCACAGTCTTCCTGGCAGGTCTGGCTTGTCACTTCCTCGGGGAAGCAATCCCCAAACCCCCAGAATGAGTTAGGTGTCTCTGTCAGAGTGTGGAAATGCTAATTAggcttctctctcactctctctcttttcctttgtcagAGAAATGCCATGGACCTTGCATCACTTCTTCCAACTGCAGCCAGCTGTGTGCTCAGCATTTTCGTGGAGAAATAGGATTTGTATGTAATCAAAACAAGTGGCAAAAATCAACCGAAACCTGTACAAGCCTTTCTGTGGAAACACTCTTTGAGGTgattcatttgcattttattgaCTACAGGAGCCCATCCCCCAGGAGTTGTAGAGccattttcagtgttttctgtTCAGCATGACCATAAGTCTCATATTTCCTCTTAGGAAAATCTACAGAGTGggttaaatttttctcttatgcTCCCTTCCTTGCCCAAATTCTCAGGTAcatttccctcccctctctgtctatttcttcctctcagaatcttttctcaaaaaaatatctgaaacttATTTGCACAATGGTAAATGCTTGGAGGTTAAAGTTTTAGCTGTAAAGATAAATTTGCATGCCACTTATGCTAATCAATTAATCAACTGGGTTTGTCAAGAATCAAACTCATTTTGAtatcttttctaatatattcaatCACTTGaccaaaagaaaggagaaatgtgTGGCCCAGAGGGAATAGAAATCCAATAAACTCAACAAATCTCAGTTAAAGTAAAAATCACCTCTCTTATATCCTTTCATTTAACCACCACTGCTCTCTGTCTTCCCTCCAATCCTGTAGAAGCACATGGATTTCTGCATTTCCAAAAATTTTGACAGTGGTTTGATAAAGGGATTGCCAGTGCAGTCTCTGTCACTTAGCGTAGGTGATCACATAGACATCCTTAATTCGAAAGTGAATTAAGtgaagtaaaaattttttttttgaagaagattagccttgagctaacatccaccaccaatcctcctctttttgctgaggaagattggccctgagctaacatccatgcccatctttctctattttatatgtggtatgctggccacagcatggcttgataagcagtgctgtaggtccacgtccgggatccaaaccggtgaacaccgggccaccaaagcagagcatgtgaacttaactgctgcaccaccaggccagccccaagtgaaTTAAATTTTTGCTtgacttatccaaagtcacattctgaggaatTCTAGGTAGAAGTATTAGGAAATGAGCAAAGAACCTTTTCTAATTAGTGAActctaaactttttatttttattttttaattttttcctttttctccccaaagcccccaggtacatagttgtgtatttttagttgtgggtccttctagttgtggcatgtgggaccccgccacagcatggcctgatgagcagtgccatgtccgcgcccaggattcgaaccagtgaaaccctgggccaccgaagcagagtgcaggaacttaaccacttggctatggggctggcccctaaactttTTGAAATTGCAATTCCTTAGCATTCTGTGTTTTACCTGCTAACTTCCAGAAACTACACCCCCTGAAATTCCATGtgtctcctctttaaaaaaatcttaaaataattaggcaaattttatttctagaacttCTCCTCATCTCTGGAGAAAACTGCCTTGTTTTAAGACTTGAGTTAAAATCACTGTCCTGAAAGCAAATTCCAATAGGAAAGGTCAGGATCCAGATTTCTGTGGGAGTTTTGGTGGAATTTCTTGTGTGTTTGTGACCCCACCTTATGCTTTCCACACTTTTCAGCATCTAAACCACATTTTAAGACCACTtgcttctctgtctgtctttgccAAGGGgatttttttgtgcttttagCTCCTTTGGTTTGATATATGTTAGGTGCTTAATCATTTTTGAATGAAacaacgttttttaaaaaaacaggactCAAATAGTGCATCACGCCTTTCCGTAGCAGCACCATCCATACCTCTGCGCATTCTTGACTTTCGAGCTCCAGAGCCCATCAAGAGTGTGGCTCAGGGAATCCGCAGGAACTGTCCACTGGATTACGCCTGCATAACTGATGTTGTGAAATCATCAGAAGCCACGGCTGGGAATATTGCATTTATAGTGGAgttattaagaaatatttctacAGACCTGTCTGATAACGTTACCCGAGAGAAAATGAAGGTATTCTTTGTTAATTCCATTAAAAAACTGACAAcgttgttttcaaaatattgcattttaagaatttcaaatgtACTTTTCAGGGTAACAACTATGGCAACCACAGCAACCTCAGCAACAACAATAggcattttatttcaattttgcaTATCAATTCATTCTAGTTCATGGAAGTTTTCAAGAAGTTAGAACaggttttatacatatttttgaacaggcaatattttcaagaaaatattgaaagcaagACTGTGTCTACTCTAGTGTTTCTACAATTTCATTCTGTAGAATACAATTGTTCTGAGAAATGCTAATggagtttagccctgagctaacatttactgccaatcctcctcttttttgctgaggaagactggccctgagctaacatccgtgcccatctgcctctactttatatgtgggatgctaccacagcatggcttgaggagtggtgcataggtccatgcccgggatccaaacctgtgaaccccgggctgctgaagtggagtgcatgaacttagcTGCTGCGCCGCTGGGCTAGCCCCTGgggtttccatttttaaaagggaGATCCCTAGAGCAGCAGATGTAGGTGCTCTGGGTTAAACAAAGTTAAGCAGGTTTCCTTATGGCAGGAACTTTTAGAGTTTTTAACGAGTGAACGAACTTTGGTACTCTTTATAAGAGTGGGAGATACAGGGGTAGGATACCCAGTATTTCTCAAACACTGTTACCACAGAATCTACCCTTAATCCTCTCCATTAAACAATCATTAATATCTTGTGGAAAACTTGGGTTACACAGACTGCAGTTTAGAAATGCTGCCCCGAGCACGTAAGAAATCGGGTGAACTTTATCTGtgatgcttttcattttattatattttattttatttttagcatttttaaacttttcttccctctctgcaaGCTTCCTACCATGAGATTCTAATAAACAGTGAATTTGAAGAGAAATATGTCAAATAAGATCAGATCATTTGATCttcaaatatttcagattttagAAATCATCTTTGTGCACTAATGTGTGAACCCTGAGTATAATATCTGCTTTTCTCCATTGCAGAGCTACAGCAAAGTGGCcaaccacgtcctggacacagCAGCCATTTCAAATTGGGCTTTCATTCCTTACAAAAATGCCAGCTCGGATTTGTTGCAGTCAGTGAATTTCTTTGCCAGGCAACTCCACATCCACAACGAATCTGAGAACATCGTGGATGAACTCTTCATTCAGACGAAAGGGTTTCACATCAACCACAATACCACACAGAAAAGTTTCAATTTCTCCATGAGCATGAGCAATTCAACAGAGAGCATCTTAGGAATCATTGAAATTCCCAAGGAAGAGCTGTGGAACCTGCCACCAAACACATCCCAAGCCATCAGCATAGCTTTTCCTACCTTGGGGGCCATCCTGAAAGAAGCCCACTCGCATAATGTGAGTCTTCCCAGGCCCGTAAACGGTCTGGTCCTTTCAGTGATTTTGCCAGAAAGACTGAAGCAAATATTACTCACctttgagaagatcaacaaaTCCCGGAATGCCAGGGCCCAGTGTGTTGGCTGGCACTCTAGGAAAAGGAAATGGGATGAGAGTGTGTGTAAAACGACGCTGGATGTCAGGAACAAAGTGAAATGTCGGTGTAACTACACCAATGTGGTgatgtctttttccattttaatgtcCCCCAAATCTATAGACAACAAAGTCCTGGACTACATCACCTGCATTGGCCTCAGCATCTCCATCCTTAGCTTGATTCTTTGTCTGATCATTGAAGCCACAGTGTGGTCCCGGGTCGTTGTGACGGAGATATCATACATGCGTCATGTGTGCATTGTGAACATAGCCGTGTCACTCCTGATTGCTAACGTGTGGTTCATCATAGCCTCTAACTTTAACAAAAAGCCCCAAGACTATAACTGGTGTGTTGCAGTGACATTTTTAAGCCACTTTTTCtacctctctctgtttttctggatGCTCTTCAAAGCACTGCTCATCATGTATGGAATATTGGTCATTTTCCGTAGGATGATCAAGTCCCGCCTGATGGTCATTGGCTTTGCCATTGGCTATGGGTGCCCGTTGATCATCTCTGTCACCACAGTTGCTATCACAATGCCAAGGAAAGGCTATGTGAGACCTGATGCCTGTTGGCTTAACTGGGACAATTCCAAAGCCCTTTTAGCATTTGTCATCCCAGCCTTGGTCATTGTGGCTGTGAATCTTGTTGTGGTTTTAGTTGTTGCTTTCAACACTCAGAGGCCCTCTATTGGCAGTTCCAAGTCTCAAGATGTGGCCATAATTATGAGGATCAGCAAAAATGTTGCCATTCTCACCCCGTTGCTGGGATTGACCTGGGGTTTTGGAATAGCCACCCTCATAGAAGGCACTTCCTTGATATTCCATATAATCTTTGCCCTGCTCAATGCCTTCCAGGTAAGTTCGAAGAGGGGTACTTATTttgttaattaatattaatagtatttcatttataaaatgttatttctgatTTGCTATTCTGGCTATATAACAAAAAATggctatgatttaaaaatatagaacacAAAATGTTCCTTGCATTTCCTTGCAAATCTTAGAGACATTTAGCCATGGCATCTCTCGCTCTATTGATTGTCAAGTTGGATTTAGCTGATCGGACAGGTTGGGTGGGgatctccttccttctctccccactggTCCGTCTGTATCCCTCTTAAAGTATCAATGTCAGAAGAAGTTGACCTTCACTTACAGAGGACTAATCTTTGGTCAGGGATGTGTGAGGCTACACTCACATGTTAAGCCGCAAAACAATCACAGTCTTTATCTTTCTCAAGAGTTTGGGAACTCAGTAAAATAACAGTCATTTTCCGTAGTAAGAAATGATGGCCTTTGCCAGGCATCCTGAGAGTTAAGCAGTCAGGAGTTCTCATCCCGCTTCCCTGCTATTCCCTGTGAAGTAAATATAGGTTGTTATCCACTGAAATGGATCTTACATGTTATCTGATCTTAGAAATGTCACCTTTCTCTGCTCCTCAACTTTCCCATGTGTAATGGATCTAAAATGATCTCTATTGTCTTTTCTGGCTTAAATACTTGGTTAGGCAAGATTATCACTCTAAAAGTTGTTTTACTCCATCTTGACAACTAAGCTTGCACTTTTGGGAAGCTGTCATTAGCCAGATGGCTCCCCATACCTGTGGGGGAGTAGAAAATTTGGTAGGCTCCAATTCTTAATTACGTTTTTAATCAGGAGTTGGCAAGCTACAGCCTGCTGTGTGTTTTTGTAAGTAGTTTCATTGGAATACAGCCATACTCATTTGTTTACGTtttgcctatggctgcttttgagcTACAATGGCAAAGTTGAGGGAGTTGTAACAGAGACTGTATAGCCTACGAAGcctaaaatttttattatctgcttctctgaagaaaaatttcttcgaaaaaaattttttctgaccactgctttatttatttattttttaaagattggcacctgagttaatatctgttgccaatctttttttcttcttctccccaaagtcccccagtacatagttgcatattctagttgtgagtgcctctggttgtgctatgtgggacgccgtctcagcatggcttgatgagcagtgccatgttcatgcccaggatctgaaccagtgaaaccctgggccacccaaccggagcgcgcaaacttaaccactcagccacgaggctggcccctgaccactgctataaataaaataaatatagctgCTTAATATAGCAGCAAAGGACTCCTATTAACATGTCGCTCTTACACCATTTAAAAACTTGATACAAAATATAAAGCATActttaaagaaatgccaactgaGATCAATTCTATATCTTACTCATAATTCTTTAATAACTGTAGAGAACATTTATTTAACTCTTCCCCTTGAATAGCTTTCAAGAGAAACCTTTGACttaaggggttttttttttaatcaaaatctcTTGGACTCATGTAAGTCTCCCCAACTCTTGAAGTTACTCTGGTGACTAATGATCTCAATCCTATTTTTACTTCATAACTCAATTAAAGCCcagaaagtttatttctttttcagatcacttctttttatcttttcttgacaggaaaaaaaagtactaaaacatttttaattacatGCACCCCACTCTTCTTAGCAAGCTTTCCCTGTgactcacatttaaaaatttcagtgtTCCGATCAGTGTTTCTTCACCTTGAAACGATCCTTAGAAACCTAATGCTTCCTTCCACTCTCATGGCGGGATCTAGATTTTTCTTGGACCTCAACTCCCAAAACTTAAAAAGATTGACTATCAATTATCATAACTTTATATGTGACCAAATAACTTAAACACGAAGAGACTCTGGCCTTACAGGTCTCTCTGGTCTCTCTCTTTTATGCAGAAACATCTTCCGCCAGCTCAGAAGCTCTGGTTgcctatttcttgatttttaattccAACTGAAAGTAAACTAGAATACAGGTTTCATTTTCTCAAGACACTCCAATGATTGTGACTTAGAATTAGAAGATTTCGTGTTACGCGCTACTGTCATCATGAGTAAGAATAGCTACCTTAATATTTAGAGAAAGTGAACAGACTTAATAAGGTTGAAAACTTTATCCTCCATCTCTTGCCCTTCATTCAATGTCAATGACTCTCATACACAGACATGAAGGTGGTCCTCTTTCTTTGAGGTACGCTCAAAGATAATAGTCATCAATGCATTTTTATCAGAGTCAGTAGAAAGTGAAGTTTCTAATGCCTGATAACTGTTCTAGAAGGTATCCAGAACAGAGGTATTAAAATAACAGCTACGATATTGTCTGCAAAACTGTCCCTCATACTTCTATTGAATTTGCCACAGGGGTTCTTCATCTTGTTGTTTGGAACCATTATGGATCACAAGGTAATTTGAATTTGTTTCACTCCTTGGAAATGATTTGCATGTGGCTGAGGGAAGCAGGAGGATGCAGCAGCCTTGACCAGAGAGCGTAGTCCAGGAGAGTTGAGTTTGTCGGGGTGGTTCAGGGCATCAGCTGCTAGAAAGGCAAGGAGAGAACCATACTCTGCCACTCCCTGCTGTTTATCAACTCAACAGGAGGCTGCATGTGAGTATAGCTggtgaaaagaatagaaatcataacCGGCATTTTAATCTTAATCCTAAATCTAGTTAAAACTACatctcaatttttatttaagtCTTATTATTTGAAAAGCACTGTGCTCAGCCATCTGATGCTGCTTCTGCCAGGGTTACTGGTCTCAAATTTTTAGGACATGGGTCGGGGCCTTGGGGATGTTTCATTTCTTCACTGTCATTGCTTCTTCAGATAAGAGATGCTTTGAGGATGAGGATGTCTTCACTGAAGGGGAGATCAAGGGTAGCAGAGGTAAGCCTCTCCCTTTTGGTCTCAATACTGGAGGGTCAGTGTCCTCAGCAGAGTCGTGCAGGAACAAGTATTATGGCTTAGTATTCAGGATTTGCTAGCAAAGAGAATCATTAGCAcatactttcattcattcatttcttcactcaACAAATTTGAAGTATCCTGCTAATGCTTAAGGTCAGTAGAATACATCTCATCAGGAGAATTTTCCACATTGGATGTATTTCAACTTGACATTTGGACCATTGAGATGGGACAACATGAACCCAGGATCATAGATTAATAAAATGTTAGAGCTGCAAAACAAGAGATGAGTTAGAAATGAGATTCTAGTCCAACCTACTCATTTAATAAgtaaggaaaccaaggcccacAGTACTTATAAGGtttccccaaagccacccagctAATCATGAGATCTAGCATTCTCCTTGCTCAGGACTTTTCAGTAAACCACACTCCCTTGGACTGAAGTATCTGTTTACTTACTGAGTTTGAAGATGACTTTTGACCAAGCTATCTGTTTTTTAAGGTACTAACTAAAATTGCCATCATTGCTGTATTAATTAGAAAGAAGTCATTTACTCAACCAACAGTTTCTCAATAAGAGCTacttccttaaaaacaaacaaataaaaaactggaCACATTGAGAGTTAGCATTTATGGCTAGCTAGTATTGAGCGTGACTTTTACTACCATAGTGTATCTATTCTAAGATAGGCATTTTCTTCACCTTTTAATGTTTCTGATATTGGAGTGTATCTTATAATCAATGGCATGTCATGGTTTAATTggtaatgtttttctttttctttctcagtggaacataaaaataatgatgtaGTTTACAACAGTAGATTCAGAGAAATATGATAATTTAATTCTGTGTGGCTGCCTCAATTTGGGTACTTCTCTTTATGTCTTATTTTTACAGGTTAGTTTCTAGGCAGGCACATACATAAACATAAACATACATGCATTTTTGTCAGTGCCACCACTCATTCACATCACtgatatgttattttttttcccatgtaGAACGCATCATTAAGCCCAACCAATGGATCTAAATTAATGAATCGTTGAGGATGAGATGTGAGTATTAAAAACCCACGGAGAAGCTTCACTTGCAAGTTGTGACAAACCACACAGTGGCCCTTGTGAGCACACTCTCGCCTACTATGTGATGCTGGAGTGAGTGGAAGGGGACCAGGTGGACATATCTTTCTAAGAATGGAAACTTCTTTATTGCCCAGAATGTAAATGAAAAAATGCACATCTTTAAAATCTCAGTCATCTCAGTTTATATGACCAAAGCTTAAGCACACTTTTTTTTCTGTCGTCAGTGAGAGGATGCTGTCATCACACCTGCACTGACACAAGATACACCTTGCTGTCTACAGTGCTCACCTTAATTGCATCTTGTCAGTGAGTGGTGACACTTACAATAGCCTGATTGTCGAGAAGGAAGACAATTGATTGAAATCACAAAGCAATAAGCCTGTCCTTCCCTAATGGAGTTGGGGCCCAGAATCATTCCTAAGCGGGTGTGGGCGGGGTTGTGGCAAATTAGCTGCCTACTCACAGCCAACATGTGAGGTGTATTTCTACACAGGTGAAATCCAGGGAAAACAAATTTTAGGCAGCCATGATGGGGAGAATAAGTCACAAAATGGCAACCAAAAGCCCGAGAGATAATAGGGAAATGTGAGCAGGGGGGATCGATCTTGGTGTGGTTTTTGTCTTGGAGAGGTTTCAAGGCCTTTCTGCATGGATATTGACGAGgctcagaatattttttaatactctGGCAGCAGGCACATCCTCTTTTATATTCCTTCTTTTCTGAGTCATTGCCCATATATTGAGCAATGGGGCAAAGCAAAGTGTGGAAACAATCTCATGGAACCAAAGACACTGAGTTGGAAGAACCCTGAACGGACCTCCTGTGTTACAGATCCGACAAACCTGATGTTGAGCTGATGTGGGACCCTGGTACATGgtcccagagagagggagagagggagagacggcTCTGTCATATACACTGACTAGCGTGTGTTGGGTGCTGGGAAAACAAAGAGAGGAAAACACAGGCATGTTATTCTTAATTAATCATCCTCACATTCGGATTTTTATATTagaacttcaaaaacattaaCCCTCCCAACCTCTGCCCATTTCCTAATCCATAGGCTTCT is part of the Equus caballus isolate H_3958 breed thoroughbred chromosome 20, TB-T2T, whole genome shotgun sequence genome and harbors:
- the ADGRF4 gene encoding adhesion G protein-coupled receptor F4 isoform X2, whose protein sequence is MKSQATMICYLMLFLVTEYSCYASKIHIKDGDKLQRPEGKPKTGRIQEKCHGPCITSSNCSQLCAQHFRGEIGFVCNQNKWQKSTETCTSLSVETLFEDSNSASRLSVAAPSIPLRILDFRAPEPIKSVAQGIRRNCPLDYACITDVVKSSEATAGNIAFIVELLRNISTDLSDNVTREKMKSYSKVANHVLDTAAISNWAFIPYKNASSDLLQSVNFFARQLHIHNESENIVDELFIQTKGFHINHNTTQKSFNFSMSMSNSTESILGIIEIPKEELWNLPPNTSQAISIAFPTLGAILKEAHSHNVSLPRPVNGLVLSVILPERLKQILLTFEKINKSRNARAQCVGWHSRKRKWDESVCKTTLDVRNKVKCRCNYTNVVMSFSILMSPKSIDNKVLDYITCIGLSISILSLILCLIIEATVWSRVVVTEISYMRHVCIVNIAVSLLIANVWFIIASNFNKKPQDYNWCVAVTFLSHFFYLSLFFWMLFKALLIMYGILVIFRRMIKSRLMVIGFAIGYGCPLIISVTTVAITMPRKGYVRPDACWLNWDNSKALLAFVIPALVIVAVNLVVVLVVAFNTQRPSIGSSKSQDVAIIMRISKNVAILTPLLGLTWGFGIATLIEGTSLIFHIIFALLNAFQIRDALRMRMSSLKGRSRVAENASLSPTNGSKLMNR